One region of Marivirga arenosa genomic DNA includes:
- a CDS encoding amidohydrolase produces MRNIRTILAMLFILVFASCQNQNEQEKADLIISGGTIYTVNDNMPTVEAVAVKNNKIIFAGAATQIDQYKNDNTKVIDLKGKTMTPGFIEGHGHFMGLGYNELNVDLLQTKSFDEVIQKVKEAVDAAEPGQWITGRGWHQSKWNELPENTINGFPLHHAISEVSPNNPVYLRHASGHAGMANEKAMQIAGVLPLSKESMANLDVEGGEIFRDEQGNPTGVFNERAMTLITKHIPESTPEKDRKAFELAVKASHRNGITSFHDAGIGKENIALYRKMKEEGKLKVRMYAMLTGWDPELLEEWYEKGIEVDSSHLLTIRSIKLNCDGALGSRGAWLLKEYTDQPGHFGHETLPMSFVYTTSQKALENGFQVCSHAIGDRANREILDRYEKAMQEQPEKTEDHRFRIEHAQHLHPDDIPRFAELGVIPAMQAVHMSSDRPWAIDRLGEKRIKEGAYMWQALLESGVPIVNGTDVPVEPIDPLASFYASVTRKTLEGKPEGGYEPEQKMTREQALRSYTLDAAYGAFEEDIKGSIEVGKLADFTVFDKDIMTVEENEILETNVAMTIFDGKVVYQK; encoded by the coding sequence TGAAGCAGTAGCCGTAAAGAATAATAAAATCATTTTTGCAGGAGCAGCCACTCAAATAGATCAGTATAAAAATGATAATACCAAAGTCATTGATCTTAAGGGTAAAACCATGACCCCTGGCTTTATAGAAGGCCATGGGCACTTTATGGGCCTTGGTTATAATGAGTTGAATGTTGACCTTTTACAAACGAAAAGTTTTGATGAAGTTATCCAGAAAGTTAAGGAAGCCGTGGATGCTGCTGAGCCAGGTCAATGGATTACTGGAAGAGGATGGCATCAAAGTAAATGGAATGAATTACCTGAAAATACTATAAATGGATTTCCGCTACATCATGCGATTAGTGAAGTTTCTCCAAATAATCCAGTGTATTTAAGACATGCAAGTGGACATGCGGGTATGGCAAATGAAAAAGCAATGCAAATAGCTGGCGTTTTACCTTTATCGAAAGAAAGCATGGCTAATTTAGATGTAGAAGGAGGTGAAATTTTTAGAGATGAGCAGGGTAATCCTACAGGGGTTTTTAATGAAAGAGCCATGACCCTGATTACTAAGCATATTCCAGAGAGTACCCCTGAAAAAGACCGAAAAGCATTCGAATTAGCGGTTAAAGCCAGTCATAGAAATGGAATTACGAGTTTCCATGATGCAGGTATTGGAAAAGAGAACATTGCCTTATACAGAAAAATGAAAGAAGAAGGCAAGTTAAAGGTTCGTATGTATGCAATGTTAACTGGCTGGGACCCTGAGCTTTTAGAAGAATGGTATGAGAAAGGCATTGAAGTAGATTCTTCCCATTTGCTGACGATTAGGTCTATCAAATTAAATTGTGATGGTGCTTTAGGTTCAAGAGGAGCATGGTTATTAAAAGAATATACAGATCAGCCAGGCCACTTTGGACATGAAACTTTACCGATGAGTTTTGTTTACACCACTTCACAAAAAGCCTTAGAAAATGGTTTTCAAGTTTGTTCTCATGCAATTGGGGATAGAGCGAATCGTGAAATTTTGGATCGATATGAAAAGGCAATGCAAGAACAGCCTGAAAAAACAGAAGATCATAGGTTTAGAATTGAGCATGCTCAACACTTACATCCTGATGATATACCGAGATTTGCCGAGTTAGGTGTAATTCCTGCTATGCAAGCAGTTCACATGTCATCAGACAGACCTTGGGCGATTGATCGATTAGGTGAAAAAAGAATAAAAGAAGGGGCTTATATGTGGCAGGCTTTATTAGAATCAGGAGTGCCTATTGTGAATGGTACGGATGTTCCAGTTGAACCGATTGATCCTTTAGCATCTTTTTATGCAAGTGTTACGCGAAAAACTCTAGAGGGTAAACCAGAAGGAGGATATGAGCCAGAGCAAAAAATGACAAGAGAACAGGCTTTAAGATCTTACACTTTAGATGCTGCATACGGTGCTTTTGAAGAAGATATAAAAGGATCAATAGAAGTAGGCAAACTTGCTGATTTCACGGTTTTCGATAAAGATATCATGACAGTTGAGGAGAATGAAATTTTGGAAACTAATGTAGCCATGACTATTTTCGATGGCAAAGTAGTATATCAAAAATAG